A genomic window from Cryobacterium sp. SO2 includes:
- a CDS encoding ATP-binding cassette domain-containing protein, which translates to MAAPTTDAKPPRKTPVRRTPRTTATRVSTTDATSDAPAESAADGATPVKPARSTTRAPRTPATPRATSGTRAPAKKKPAAAAASAQPDAAVLAEGADAADRTEPATAAERVTVSRTPAARKTPARTSAKPPVAKATRLPATTTSTADTADAIEAAATSAVAAPTSAVGSTTDATDSVDQNATSAASTTPPASTARSTAGRSAAAKAAAAKAAAAKSESATKAGAARAAATKSAAAKAAAARSAATAAARAATAAASAAAAARASAAENTAVENPAADDTIVADAGTDAAVEVPTRTEDVAVESVPTDTDTDTDAVAPTGSEPAESAPVDSSEPTTDAGDGTTVMTLPAAEADQVEVPPVPQTAPSVAESARPQRRPFWRFNRPAEKPAPATEPATLVQPAVPVTEAPVTPEPAAEVPVAPAAVAAAADAPALVTPPAPRVAPVIRKPIAPRTGVSTGIRADAPVEIAVSGLNKRFGQNVAVAGVNLEVRSGSFYGIVGPNGAGKTTTLSMITGLLRPDSGTINVHGIDVWADPIAAKRVIGVLPDRLRLFDRLTGAQLLYYSGVLRGLESETVRARSADLAAAFGLESALNRLVADYSAGMTKKIALACAMIHSPRVLVLDEPFESVDPVSAVNVTEILQRYVASGGTVILSSHGMDLIQRVCDHVAIIVQGSVLASGTIDEVRGNASLEERFVDLAGGRKVAEGLEWLHNFSD; encoded by the coding sequence GTGGCCGCGCCGACCACCGACGCGAAGCCGCCCCGCAAGACCCCCGTCCGTCGCACGCCGCGCACGACCGCGACGCGCGTGAGCACGACGGATGCGACGTCCGACGCGCCCGCAGAATCTGCCGCTGACGGCGCGACCCCGGTCAAGCCGGCGCGCAGCACGACCCGCGCACCGCGCACCCCAGCCACTCCCCGTGCGACCTCGGGCACCCGCGCTCCGGCCAAGAAGAAGCCGGCCGCGGCCGCGGCATCCGCCCAGCCGGACGCCGCCGTGCTGGCGGAAGGGGCAGACGCCGCCGACCGCACCGAACCGGCGACGGCCGCCGAACGGGTCACGGTGTCGCGCACGCCGGCGGCCCGCAAGACTCCGGCGCGAACGTCAGCCAAGCCGCCCGTGGCCAAGGCCACCCGGTTGCCGGCCACCACGACCTCAACGGCAGACACCGCCGACGCCATCGAGGCTGCCGCGACGAGCGCCGTTGCGGCCCCGACCTCCGCCGTGGGCTCCACGACCGACGCAACCGACTCGGTCGACCAGAACGCGACTTCAGCCGCTTCGACGACCCCGCCGGCCAGTACCGCTCGCTCGACCGCCGGCCGTTCGGCTGCCGCCAAGGCCGCAGCAGCCAAGGCCGCCGCCGCGAAGTCCGAATCCGCCACCAAGGCGGGTGCGGCCCGCGCTGCCGCGACCAAGTCGGCCGCGGCCAAGGCTGCAGCGGCCAGGTCCGCCGCCACCGCCGCAGCACGAGCGGCAACCGCGGCCGCCTCGGCCGCTGCTGCAGCGCGGGCGTCCGCGGCCGAGAACACCGCCGTTGAGAACCCTGCCGCTGACGACACCATCGTTGCGGACGCCGGCACCGACGCCGCGGTCGAGGTGCCCACCCGCACGGAGGACGTCGCCGTCGAGAGCGTGCCCACGGACACGGACACGGACACGGACGCGGTCGCACCGACCGGCAGCGAGCCTGCCGAGAGTGCGCCCGTCGACTCCAGTGAGCCCACTACTGACGCCGGCGACGGGACCACGGTCATGACGCTGCCGGCAGCCGAGGCCGACCAGGTCGAGGTGCCCCCGGTTCCGCAGACCGCCCCCTCCGTTGCCGAGTCCGCCCGGCCGCAGCGTCGGCCGTTCTGGCGCTTCAACCGGCCTGCCGAGAAGCCGGCACCCGCGACCGAACCGGCCACGCTGGTGCAGCCCGCGGTGCCCGTCACAGAAGCACCCGTCACGCCAGAGCCCGCCGCAGAGGTTCCCGTCGCACCTGCGGCTGTCGCTGCTGCGGCTGATGCACCCGCGCTGGTCACCCCGCCGGCTCCGCGCGTGGCGCCCGTCATCCGCAAGCCGATCGCCCCGCGCACCGGCGTATCCACCGGCATCCGAGCGGATGCCCCCGTGGAGATCGCCGTCAGCGGGCTCAACAAGCGCTTCGGCCAGAACGTCGCCGTCGCCGGCGTCAATCTCGAGGTGCGCTCCGGATCGTTCTACGGCATCGTCGGCCCCAACGGGGCAGGCAAGACCACGACCCTGTCGATGATCACCGGTTTGCTCCGGCCCGACTCCGGCACCATCAACGTGCACGGAATCGACGTGTGGGCAGACCCCATCGCCGCCAAACGCGTCATCGGGGTGCTGCCCGACCGGCTGCGCCTCTTCGACAGGCTCACCGGCGCGCAGCTGCTCTACTACTCCGGTGTTCTCCGTGGCCTCGAAAGCGAGACCGTGCGGGCACGCTCCGCCGACCTCGCCGCCGCCTTTGGGCTGGAGAGTGCGCTCAACCGCCTCGTGGCCGACTACTCGGCCGGCATGACCAAGAAGATCGCGCTCGCCTGCGCCATGATCCACTCGCCCCGGGTGCTGGTGCTCGACGAACCGTTCGAGTCCGTCGACCCGGTGTCGGCGGTGAACGTCACCGAGATCCTGCAGCGCTACGTCGCCAGCGGGGGAACCGTGATTCTCTCCAGCCACGGTATGGACCTCATCCAGCGGGTCTGCGACCACGTGGCGATCATCGTGCAGGGCTCGGTCCTGGCGTCCGGAACCATCGACGAGGTGCGCGGCAACGCGTCGCTCGAAGAACGTTTCGTCGACCTGGCCGGCGGACGCAAGGTTGCGGAGGGCCTGGAGTGGTTGCACAATTTCTCGGACTGA
- a CDS encoding DUF3039 domain-containing protein, translating to MTHDTRASIADPGQGPGTGGGTSTLDRELEELLNQEQIEPGDHERFSHYVPKDKILESALSGKPVKALCGKKWLPGRDPEKFPVCPTCKAIYEKMKQD from the coding sequence ATGACACACGACACTCGCGCGAGCATCGCAGACCCCGGCCAGGGCCCAGGAACCGGTGGCGGAACATCCACCCTCGACCGCGAACTCGAAGAACTCCTCAACCAGGAGCAGATCGAGCCCGGCGACCACGAACGCTTCTCCCACTACGTGCCGAAGGACAAGATCCTCGAGTCCGCGCTGTCCGGCAAGCCGGTCAAGGCGCTGTGCGGCAAGAAGTGGTTGCCGGGACGCGACCCGGAGAAGTTCCCGGTCTGCCCGACCTGCAAGGCCATCTACGAAAAGATGAAGCAGGACTAG
- a CDS encoding nicotinate phosphoribosyltransferase → MTESSALRTDRYELTMVDAAIQSGTANRECMFEAFARRLPAGRRYGIVAGTGRLLDLIRDFRFGDAELDWLRDNNVVRPPTLDWLADYSFNGNIWGYREGDAYFPGSPLIQVDGTFAECVVLETLILSVLNYDSAVASAAARMVSVSLGRPLAEMGSRRTGEYSAVAAARAAYIAGFASTSNLEAGRSWGIPTMGTAAHSFTLLHDSEEDAFRAQVDAFGASTTLLVDTYNIERGIELAVQVAGPGLGSIRIDSGDLPTVAAAARAQLDSLGAVNTGITVTSDLDEFSIAALSASPVDAFGVGTSLVTGSGAPAAGMVYKLVAHKNAADEWVSVAKTSASKASVGGRKNAVRRLDATGTAREEVVLVDAGTPAATAADGSPAEDGTVERSLLVPLMVDGVVDDRYLGAAGTRLAREHNAAAMRELPIDAFRLGRGDAVIPTVYR, encoded by the coding sequence GTGACCGAGTCTTCTGCACTACGAACCGACCGCTATGAACTCACCATGGTGGATGCCGCGATCCAGAGCGGCACCGCGAACCGCGAGTGCATGTTCGAGGCCTTCGCCCGGCGGCTGCCCGCGGGCCGGCGCTACGGGATCGTCGCCGGAACCGGCCGCCTGCTCGACCTGATTCGCGACTTCCGCTTCGGCGACGCCGAACTCGACTGGCTGCGGGACAACAACGTGGTGCGCCCGCCCACCCTCGACTGGCTCGCGGACTACTCCTTCAACGGCAACATCTGGGGCTACCGGGAGGGCGACGCCTACTTCCCCGGCTCCCCGCTCATTCAGGTCGACGGCACCTTCGCCGAGTGCGTCGTGCTCGAAACCCTCATTCTCAGTGTGCTCAACTACGACAGCGCCGTGGCCAGCGCCGCCGCCCGCATGGTGTCGGTGAGCCTGGGCCGGCCGCTGGCCGAGATGGGGTCTCGCCGCACCGGCGAATACTCCGCCGTGGCCGCCGCCCGCGCCGCGTACATCGCCGGCTTCGCCTCAACCAGCAACCTCGAAGCCGGCCGCAGCTGGGGCATCCCCACCATGGGCACCGCCGCGCACTCCTTCACGCTGTTGCACGACAGCGAGGAGGACGCCTTCCGCGCCCAGGTCGACGCGTTCGGCGCCTCGACCACCCTGCTTGTGGACACGTACAACATCGAGCGCGGCATCGAGCTGGCCGTGCAGGTCGCCGGCCCCGGGCTCGGGTCGATCCGCATCGACTCCGGTGATCTGCCCACCGTGGCGGCGGCGGCCCGCGCCCAACTCGACTCCCTCGGCGCCGTGAACACCGGCATCACCGTCACCAGCGACCTCGACGAGTTCTCCATCGCCGCGCTGTCGGCCTCGCCGGTGGACGCGTTCGGCGTGGGCACCTCCCTCGTCACCGGCTCAGGCGCCCCGGCGGCCGGCATGGTCTACAAGCTCGTGGCGCACAAGAACGCCGCAGACGAATGGGTGTCTGTGGCGAAGACGTCGGCGTCGAAGGCATCCGTCGGCGGTCGCAAGAATGCGGTGCGGCGCCTCGACGCCACCGGCACCGCCCGCGAAGAGGTCGTGCTGGTGGATGCCGGAACACCGGCCGCCACTGCGGCCGACGGTTCCCCGGCGGAAGACGGCACCGTGGAACGGTCGCTGCTGGTGCCGCTGATGGTGGACGGCGTTGTCGACGACCGCTATCTCGGCGCCGCCGGCACGCGCCTCGCCCGCGAACACAATGCCGCGGCGATGCGCGAACTGCCGATCGACGCGTTCCGGCTCGGCCGCGGCGACGCCGTCATCCCCACGGTCTACCGCTAA
- a CDS encoding beta-ketoacyl-[acyl-carrier-protein] synthase family protein, with the protein MNDRVVITGLGALTPLGNSWSETWDGLTNGRSGVARITQFDATDLPTQIAGEVKDFDPATRMSIKQVKRASRASQMSIAAAREAVADAGFGTSMEGIHTAVIVNSAVSGYAEIQDATEHVNAGSARRISPRFVPQSLMNMAACEIAIDLGVHGPVNASALACASGAYALLEARTMLVMGDADVVIAGGVEAAITPVMFAGLNAMHAASTHNEEPTEASRPFDANRNGLVFGEGAVVFVMELLSHARARGARVYAEVLGGALTSDGFSIVAPDPTGQYASQAITRALDKSKLNPADIDMIVAHGTSTQANDKAETLAIRQSLRHFADKISITAPKSMTGHMIGAAGALSALVGALSIKNGIVPPTINLRTPDPECTLDYTPLTARIQPIKHALVNAFGFGGQNCIVAFGAL; encoded by the coding sequence ATGAATGATCGAGTCGTAATCACCGGACTGGGAGCCCTCACGCCGCTCGGCAACTCGTGGAGCGAAACCTGGGACGGCCTGACCAACGGTCGCAGCGGCGTCGCCCGCATCACCCAGTTCGACGCCACCGACCTGCCCACCCAGATCGCCGGCGAGGTCAAAGACTTCGACCCGGCCACCCGGATGTCGATCAAGCAGGTCAAACGCGCCTCCCGGGCCTCGCAGATGTCCATCGCCGCCGCACGTGAGGCCGTCGCCGACGCCGGGTTCGGTACGTCGATGGAGGGCATCCACACCGCCGTCATCGTGAACAGCGCCGTGTCCGGTTACGCCGAGATCCAGGATGCCACCGAGCACGTCAATGCCGGCAGCGCCCGCCGAATCTCCCCCCGCTTCGTTCCGCAGTCGCTGATGAACATGGCCGCCTGCGAGATCGCCATCGACCTGGGTGTGCACGGCCCGGTCAATGCCAGCGCCCTGGCCTGCGCGAGCGGCGCCTACGCCCTGCTCGAAGCCCGCACCATGCTCGTGATGGGAGACGCCGACGTGGTCATCGCCGGCGGCGTCGAAGCGGCAATCACCCCGGTCATGTTCGCCGGGCTGAACGCCATGCACGCCGCGTCCACCCACAACGAGGAGCCCACCGAGGCCAGCCGCCCGTTCGACGCGAACCGCAACGGGCTCGTCTTCGGCGAGGGCGCCGTAGTTTTCGTCATGGAGCTGCTCTCGCACGCCCGTGCCCGCGGAGCGCGGGTATACGCCGAGGTCCTCGGCGGCGCCCTCACCAGCGACGGTTTCAGCATTGTGGCCCCCGACCCGACCGGTCAGTACGCCAGCCAGGCCATCACCCGGGCCCTGGACAAGAGCAAGCTCAACCCGGCCGACATCGACATGATCGTGGCCCACGGCACCTCCACCCAGGCGAACGACAAGGCCGAGACCCTCGCCATCCGCCAGTCGCTGCGTCACTTCGCCGACAAGATCTCGATCACCGCGCCCAAGTCGATGACCGGCCACATGATCGGCGCCGCCGGCGCGCTCTCCGCCCTGGTCGGCGCGCTGTCGATCAAGAACGGCATCGTGCCGCCGACGATCAACCTGCGCACCCCCGACCCGGAGTGCACCCTGGACTACACGCCGCTCACCGCGCGCATCCAGCCCATCAAGCACGCTCTGGTGAACGCCTTCGGCTTCGGCGGCCAGAACTGCATCGTCGCCTTCGGCGCGCTGTAA
- the murI gene encoding glutamate racemase — MTDAPIGIFDSGVGGLTVARAIKDQLPNESILYIGDTAHSPYGPKKIADVREYALEVLDDLVAQDVKLLVIACNTASAAVLRDARERYSVPVIEVIQPAVRRAVGTTRNKRVGVIGTAGTVNSRAYNDAFAAATDIQLFSQACPRFVEFVESGVTTGDEVLRVAEEYLAPLKAADVDTLVLGCTHYPFLRGVISYVMGDSVTLVSSHTETANDVYRTLVGQGLERVEIAPPTYRYEATGDSADDFLRLAHRLLGPEISRVDLVATGTISLSEVARLAASSTTPRFFKENP, encoded by the coding sequence GTGACGGATGCACCGATTGGGATTTTCGACTCCGGCGTGGGCGGACTGACCGTCGCCCGGGCTATCAAGGACCAACTGCCCAACGAGTCGATCCTCTACATCGGCGATACGGCCCATTCGCCGTACGGGCCGAAGAAGATCGCCGATGTGCGCGAGTACGCGCTCGAGGTTCTCGACGACCTGGTGGCCCAGGATGTGAAGTTGCTGGTAATCGCCTGCAACACCGCATCGGCCGCCGTGTTGCGCGATGCCCGGGAGCGTTACAGCGTTCCCGTGATCGAGGTGATCCAACCAGCCGTGCGCCGTGCCGTGGGCACCACGCGTAATAAACGGGTCGGCGTCATCGGCACGGCGGGAACCGTGAACTCCCGGGCCTACAACGATGCCTTCGCCGCCGCGACCGACATCCAACTGTTCTCCCAGGCCTGCCCGCGCTTCGTGGAATTCGTCGAATCCGGTGTCACCACGGGCGACGAGGTGCTGCGGGTCGCCGAGGAATATCTCGCCCCGCTCAAGGCCGCCGACGTGGACACGCTCGTGCTCGGCTGCACCCACTACCCGTTCCTGCGCGGCGTGATCTCCTATGTCATGGGCGACTCCGTGACGCTGGTGTCCAGCCACACCGAGACCGCGAACGACGTCTACCGGACCCTGGTGGGGCAGGGCCTCGAACGCGTCGAGATCGCACCGCCCACCTACCGTTACGAGGCCACCGGCGACAGCGCCGACGACTTCCTCCGCCTGGCGCATCGCCTGCTCGGCCCGGAGATCTCCAGGGTCGACCTGGTCGCCACGGGCACCATCAGTCTCAGCGAGGTGGCCAGACTGGCCGCGTCGTCCACCACACCGCGTTTTTTCAAGGAGAACCCGTGA
- the rph gene encoding ribonuclease PH, translating to MTDILRADGRTNDQLRPVTIERGWSDQAEGSALISFGRTKVLATASFTNGVPRWMAGKGKGWVTAEYSMLPRSTNSRMDRESVKGRIGGRTHEISRLIGRSLRAVVDMKALGENTIVIDCDVLQADGGTRTAAITGAYVALADALEWGREKKFIAQKAQPLTDSVAAVSVGIIAGVPMLDLAYTEDSRAETDMNVVVTGRGKFIEVQGTAEGAPFDRTELNSLLDLALAGAITLTDLQKTTLGR from the coding sequence GTGACCGACATCCTGCGCGCCGATGGCCGCACCAACGACCAGCTGCGCCCCGTCACCATCGAACGTGGCTGGAGCGACCAGGCCGAAGGCTCCGCACTGATCTCCTTCGGGCGCACCAAGGTGCTCGCGACGGCGTCGTTCACCAACGGTGTGCCGCGCTGGATGGCCGGCAAGGGCAAGGGCTGGGTCACCGCCGAGTATTCGATGCTGCCCCGCTCGACCAACTCCCGGATGGACCGCGAATCGGTCAAGGGCCGCATCGGTGGCCGCACCCACGAGATCAGCCGACTGATCGGCCGGAGCCTCCGCGCCGTCGTCGACATGAAGGCGCTCGGCGAGAACACCATCGTCATCGACTGCGACGTGCTGCAGGCGGATGGTGGCACGCGCACCGCCGCGATCACCGGCGCGTATGTGGCCCTGGCCGACGCCCTCGAGTGGGGCCGCGAGAAGAAGTTCATCGCCCAGAAGGCCCAGCCGCTCACCGACAGCGTCGCCGCCGTCTCCGTGGGCATCATCGCCGGGGTGCCGATGCTCGACCTGGCCTACACCGAAGACTCGCGCGCCGAGACCGACATGAACGTTGTCGTCACCGGCCGCGGCAAGTTCATCGAGGTTCAGGGCACGGCCGAGGGCGCCCCCTTCGACCGCACCGAGCTCAACTCCCTGCTCGACCTCGCTCTCGCCGGTGCGATCACCCTCACCGACCTGCAGAAGACCACCCTGGGTCGCTGA
- the rdgB gene encoding RdgB/HAM1 family non-canonical purine NTP pyrophosphatase, translating into MRVVLATHNAHKVEELRRILAPMLPDLDVLAYDGPEPIENGATFTENALIKARAAAAHTGLPAIADDSGICVDVLGGAPGIFSARWGGPARDSEENLRLLLWQISDMSDEHRAGHFTCVAALALPNGVERAVTGEWPGRILREAAGGGGFGYDPIFQPDGHDVSAAELPADVKNAESHRAIAFAALGPVLTELLAG; encoded by the coding sequence ATGCGCGTCGTTCTCGCCACCCACAACGCCCACAAGGTCGAGGAGCTGCGCCGGATCCTCGCGCCCATGCTGCCCGACCTCGACGTGCTGGCCTACGACGGCCCGGAGCCGATTGAGAACGGCGCGACCTTCACCGAGAACGCGCTGATCAAAGCGCGCGCCGCAGCCGCGCACACCGGACTGCCGGCCATCGCCGACGACTCCGGCATCTGCGTGGACGTGCTGGGCGGCGCCCCAGGCATCTTCTCCGCCCGCTGGGGCGGCCCGGCCAGGGACTCCGAGGAGAACCTGCGACTGCTGCTCTGGCAGATCAGCGACATGAGCGACGAACACCGCGCCGGCCACTTCACCTGCGTGGCCGCGCTGGCCCTGCCGAACGGTGTGGAACGGGCCGTCACGGGGGAGTGGCCGGGGCGCATCCTGCGCGAGGCCGCCGGCGGCGGCGGCTTCGGGTACGACCCGATCTTCCAGCCGGACGGACACGACGTGTCGGCCGCCGAGTTGCCCGCCGACGTGAAGAACGCCGAGAGCCACCGTGCGATCGCGTTCGCGGCGCTCGGCCCGGTTCTCACCGAGCTTTTGGCCGGCTGA
- a CDS encoding cation diffusion facilitator family transporter, producing MGHDHASASTNNRARLSIAIGLVAAVLVVETVGAWFTGSLALLADAGHMFSDLAGLIIALTATIVAARPATDRQTFGYQRAEVFGALLNGLILLVVAGFVVVGAISRLIAGDPGEVLAAPMLVVAVIGLVANVVGILLLRPAAAGSINMRGAYLEVLGDALGSVAVIVAAIVILTTGFAQADAIASLVIAAMIVPRAFGLLRDVVRVFSESVPADTDVRAIREHLEGTVGVVAVHDVHVWAITSGSHVFSAHVVVEPELLAAGRSGELLSELSECLSHHFDVEHSTFQLEPADHAADAEHEHHSHR from the coding sequence ATGGGCCACGATCACGCATCCGCATCGACGAATAATCGCGCTCGCCTGTCGATCGCGATCGGCCTCGTCGCGGCGGTGCTGGTCGTCGAGACCGTGGGTGCCTGGTTCACCGGATCCCTGGCGCTGCTGGCCGATGCCGGCCACATGTTCTCCGACCTTGCCGGCTTGATCATCGCGCTCACCGCCACTATCGTCGCCGCTCGTCCGGCCACCGACCGGCAGACCTTCGGCTACCAGCGGGCCGAAGTCTTCGGCGCGCTGCTCAATGGCCTGATCCTGCTGGTTGTGGCTGGCTTCGTCGTCGTCGGCGCGATCAGCCGGCTGATCGCCGGTGACCCCGGGGAAGTGTTGGCCGCCCCGATGCTTGTGGTCGCCGTGATCGGCCTCGTCGCGAACGTCGTCGGGATCCTGCTGCTGCGCCCCGCCGCCGCCGGCTCGATCAACATGCGCGGCGCCTACCTCGAAGTTCTGGGTGACGCGCTGGGCTCGGTGGCCGTGATCGTGGCCGCCATCGTCATCCTCACCACGGGCTTCGCCCAGGCCGACGCCATTGCGTCGCTGGTCATCGCCGCGATGATCGTGCCCCGCGCCTTCGGGCTGCTGCGGGACGTCGTGCGGGTGTTCAGCGAGTCGGTTCCGGCCGACACCGATGTGCGCGCCATCCGGGAGCACCTGGAGGGCACCGTGGGCGTCGTGGCGGTGCACGATGTGCACGTGTGGGCGATCACCTCGGGCTCGCACGTGTTCAGCGCCCACGTTGTGGTCGAACCCGAACTGTTGGCCGCCGGCAGGTCGGGTGAGCTGCTGAGCGAACTATCCGAGTGCCTGTCGCACCACTTCGACGTCGAGCACTCCACGTTCCAGCTCGAACCGGCCGATCATGCGGCGGATGCGGAACACGAGCACCACTCGCACCGCTAG
- a CDS encoding VTT domain-containing protein → MINTALIPWLDPEILINGFGPWALLGVCAIVFAETGLLIGFLLPGDTLLVITGLFVFFDIIKIDIWWVALAIGGAAFLGGEVGYLIGHRLGPRVFERKESGLFSVKNVQRTNAFFVRFGGFAVIAARFVPIVRTFAPVAAGVGHMDYRKYSLYNFIGAMIWGAGLTFFGYFLGYIPPLADFVRDYIDLILLGAVVITLIPTIYHYIQSMVKARREARAGTSVDPEKLVLDPETFDTNNDGKHEA, encoded by the coding sequence GTGATTAACACCGCACTCATCCCGTGGCTCGACCCGGAGATCCTTATCAACGGATTCGGGCCCTGGGCGTTGCTGGGCGTGTGTGCGATCGTCTTCGCCGAGACCGGCCTCCTGATCGGATTCCTCCTCCCCGGTGACACGCTTCTGGTGATCACCGGCCTGTTCGTGTTCTTCGACATCATCAAGATCGACATCTGGTGGGTGGCCCTGGCCATCGGCGGTGCCGCGTTCCTCGGTGGCGAGGTGGGCTACCTGATCGGGCACCGCCTCGGCCCGCGGGTGTTCGAACGCAAGGAATCCGGCCTGTTCAGCGTCAAGAACGTGCAACGCACGAACGCCTTCTTCGTCCGCTTCGGCGGCTTCGCCGTGATCGCCGCCCGCTTCGTGCCGATCGTGCGCACCTTCGCCCCTGTGGCCGCGGGTGTCGGGCACATGGACTACCGCAAGTACAGCCTGTATAACTTCATCGGCGCCATGATCTGGGGCGCCGGCCTCACCTTCTTCGGCTACTTCCTCGGCTACATTCCGCCGCTGGCCGACTTCGTGCGCGACTACATCGACCTGATCCTGCTCGGCGCCGTCGTGATCACACTGATCCCCACCATTTACCACTACATCCAGTCCATGGTGAAGGCCCGCCGCGAGGCGCGCGCCGGCACCAGCGTCGACCCCGAGAAGCTCGTGCTCGACCCCGAGACCTTCGACACCAACAACGACGGCAAGCACGAGGCCTGA
- a CDS encoding DedA family protein, producing MLRTAALDGQLSDFVASAGVVVFYLLVWALVFAGTALFLGVFIPFITGDSLLFGAGLVAASTSSLNIIVLAVGVGIAAFLGDQVGFLLGRRYGRGYLDRRGGRRTQVAIVKTESFYLKYGWWAVVVARFMPWARVFVPVVAGVGRMNYYKFLSSNLVGALAWGVGITLTGYYAAAIPGVKSAAYIIAGFFITASIVFGLRTWFADRAHNRLAMRTSTGPHNTLGG from the coding sequence ATGTTGCGCACCGCGGCACTGGACGGCCAGCTCAGCGACTTCGTCGCGAGCGCGGGTGTCGTGGTGTTCTACCTGCTCGTCTGGGCGCTCGTGTTCGCGGGAACCGCCCTGTTCCTGGGCGTGTTCATCCCGTTCATCACGGGTGACTCCCTCCTGTTCGGCGCCGGGCTCGTGGCCGCCTCCACGTCGAGCCTGAACATCATCGTGCTCGCCGTCGGCGTCGGCATCGCCGCGTTCCTCGGCGATCAGGTGGGTTTCCTCCTCGGCCGGCGCTACGGCCGCGGCTATCTCGACAGGCGCGGCGGCCGGCGCACCCAAGTGGCGATCGTGAAGACCGAGTCGTTCTACCTGAAATACGGCTGGTGGGCCGTGGTGGTGGCCAGATTCATGCCGTGGGCGCGGGTCTTCGTTCCCGTGGTCGCCGGCGTCGGGCGCATGAATTACTACAAGTTCCTCTCCAGCAACCTGGTCGGAGCGCTCGCCTGGGGAGTGGGCATCACGCTCACCGGGTACTACGCGGCCGCGATCCCCGGGGTGAAAAGCGCCGCGTACATCATCGCGGGCTTCTTCATCACAGCGTCGATTGTGTTCGGTCTGCGCACCTGGTTCGCCGACCGTGCGCACAACCGCCTCGCCATGCGCACGAGCACCGGACCTCACAACACATTGGGGGGTTAG
- a CDS encoding biliverdin-producing heme oxygenase, with translation MNTTPHTLDQQPSLADYLRASSSGQHRDTETRSFITELMSGDLSLADYTRYLGQYAWVYEALEQLVDRVSQVDRIEIFDPALDRLPAIESDLAALGVQDWRREHPPLPSTTEYISHLQSLTSADSVRCLAHHYTRYLGDLSGGQAIAALVARHYGAAPEQLGFYRFDAINNIVQYKRAYRDRLNALPLAPADVDTLVAEVDAAFTYNGAVFDGLAR, from the coding sequence ATGAACACGACCCCGCACACTCTTGACCAGCAGCCGAGCCTGGCCGATTATCTTCGCGCCAGCTCGAGCGGCCAGCACCGTGACACCGAGACGCGTTCGTTCATTACCGAGTTGATGAGCGGCGATCTGTCGCTCGCCGACTACACCCGATACCTCGGCCAGTACGCCTGGGTCTACGAAGCCCTCGAACAGCTCGTCGACCGGGTCTCCCAGGTCGACCGCATCGAAATCTTCGACCCGGCCCTCGACCGGCTGCCGGCGATCGAAAGCGACCTGGCCGCGCTCGGGGTGCAGGACTGGCGCCGCGAGCATCCCCCGCTCCCGTCGACCACCGAATACATCTCCCACCTGCAGTCCCTCACCAGCGCCGACAGCGTGCGGTGCCTGGCCCACCACTACACCCGCTACCTCGGCGACCTATCCGGCGGCCAGGCCATCGCCGCCCTCGTCGCCCGCCACTACGGCGCGGCCCCTGAGCAGCTGGGTTTCTACAGGTTCGACGCGATCAACAATATCGTGCAGTACAAGCGCGCCTACCGCGACCGGCTGAACGCCCTGCCGCTCGCGCCCGCCGATGTCGACACCCTGGTGGCCGAGGTCGATGCGGCCTTCACGTACAACGGCGCCGTTTTCGACGGGTTGGCGCGCTAG